The genomic region AGTCTAAACGCCCTGTTCGGGCTGTTTCTTGAAGCTCAAGGATATCCTTTACCCCAGCACACCCAGGTGAAATCCGCTTCTTCATTGAGTCGATTTTTGAATCACTACAATTGGTCTACTCGTAGCGTGATTCGCACGACTCGTCAAATGGTGTTGCAGCAAGTGACCGCTCATCCCCCTCATCCAAGCACTCCTTTGCGAGTGTCGATCGATCTAACGACATTCGAAAAGTGCGGCAAGTTTTTGCAGTTGAGTACGCCGACGAATGACCCCAAGGCACCTGACCCCTGGGTGAGAATACTTAACGGTAAGCGGGGATTACATTTAGTAGTATTGTACCTGGTGGTGGGTGAGTGGCGAGTGCCTTGGAGCTTTCGGGTCTGGCGGGGCAAAGGCTATCAAGCGCCCAGTACAATTAGCCTGCAAGTTGTTGGCAACGGTTCCAACCCAGTTGAGTCAGGGCAGGGTGGTCATTGTACAGGCAGATACGGAGTTTGGCACCGTAGAGTTTCTCAAAGCAGTGCGAAAGCAGTCGTGGCGAGCAGTCGTGGGGATGCGCTGCAATCGCAAAATGCAGGACGGTCGTCATCTAAAGCAACTGTATCGCCATGCCAACCGTGGACAACAGGTGTATTTAGCGGGAGACACACAGCCACTGACGGTGTCCTGGTTCTGGCTCAAACGAGCCGAAGGCAAGCGAGAACTGCGCTTTGTCGTTTCTACCCATCCTTACTCTGGCATTTATCTGGTGCGGCTAGGACGTAAGCGCTCTTGCATTGAGGGCTTTTTCAAAACGAGCAAACATCGTTTTGGGCTGCATCGCTTTGGGCAAACTACGAAACTTGGTGTCTATCGCTGGCTCATCAAGAGCGCTAATTGCCTATCTATTGGCGCATTGGATTGACCAATGGTCACTACCTCCTGTCCTGGATTGGAAAGCTGCCAGTGATTTGGCATTAACTGTACTGTTTCCCTCGGTTCTGTGGTTACAATTGCTGCGGTTCATCCGAGTCAATGCTGACATTGCTGCACAATTCGATTTTGAAATTATCCTCAAACCTTTACCCATTCTTGCTTATCGAGAATGCTGCAAGATCTGAGTTAAGGCTCAAAGTGTTGTAAATTAAGCATTGTTCCCAAGAATGGAAAGTGAGTGTAGTGCATCTGAAGGATTTCTCATTGTTGTCTCCTACGATACAAAGTAGTGATGTGTTCAAAGCGATAGAGGCAGCCATCCCATCCACGGAGATCGAGCAAGCGATCGCTAAAACTAAAGTTTGTGAACAACGTAAACGCTCGTTACCAGCACAATTGGTAATTTGTTTGGTAATTGCGATGAGTCTGTGGTCACGAGATTCGATGAGAGATGTGCTGAAAAACTTAATTGATGGGCTGAGCGAAGCATGGGTGAAAGTGGGGAAATACTGGCGAGTTTTTTGTAAATCAGCAATAACGCAAGCCCGACAACGATTAAGTCCAAGGGTGATGAGTCAATTGTTCCATCAACTGGTGCGACCAATGGCTAGCACCGATACCAAAGGAGCATTTCTCAATGGATTGCGAATTGTGGTAATTGATCGGACTTGCTTCGATCTGCCAGACAGCGATGAAAATGCGAGAGTTTTTGGTCGTCCGAGCAGCCGTCCTGGCACACAAGCCGCATTTCCCAAACTGCGATTAGTCATTTTGGTAGAAGCAGGAACACATTTAATCTTTGATGCATTGATGTGTCCATATCGAATAGGAGAACGAGTGCGGGCATTAAGATTATTACGCTCCGTGAGTTCAGGGATGTTGTTGATGTGGGACAGAGGGTTACATTCTTATGCAATGGTGCAAGCAACTGTCACAACTGGTAGCGATTATTTAGGAAGAATTCCCGCAAATGTCAAGTTTTTGTGCGAAGAACCACTGGCGGATGGTTCTTATCTGAGTTGGATTTATCCACCTGCTAAATTCCGCTCAAAAGCTTGCCAGCCCATACAAGTCCGAGTGATTGAATACACAATTGGTAATACCGACAACCCAGAGGAACAACTAAGATATCGCTTAATTACCAGCTTATTGGAATTGGAGAAATTTCCGGCTCAACTACTGGCGATTGAATATCATCAACGCTGGGAAGTAGAAAATACTATTGATGAACTCAAAGTACATTTATCAGGACGAAAAACTCATATTCGCTCTCAAAAACCGCGTGAAGTTGTGCAGGAAGTTTACGGGTGGTTGTTAGGACACTGGGCTGTGCGGTTATTGATGTTTCAAGCTGCAAAGAGCGCGGGTATCACTCCTTTGCGTCTGAGTTTCACTGGGACATTGCGAGTTATTCGTCGTGCTATCCCGAAATTTCAACGCTTGCAATCACAAGAACTCCCCTTTTTTTAAGTTGGTTAACTGTAGAGATTTTAGACACTCTGTTACCTGAACGAGTTTCTCGTACCAATCCCAGAGTTGTAAAAAAACCTGTATCCAAGTTTCGCTCAAAAAAGCCAAGACATCGAGCCACCCCCTCTCGAACCAATCCTCCTATTTTCTTTATCCTCAGCACAGCGTAGCCTTAAATGAACCGTATTGGATTTGTAAGCGTTATTTCATCTGAGCGAACTGACTACCTGAGATGGCAAACTGTAACTAACTACAGGAGAAATCCCGGCTAGATCGAGAATTTGGGGGATCAAATCTTCTCGTTTCACTGCCATCATATGTACGCCGTCGCAAAGTTGACGAGCAATTTGCACTTGTTCGGCAGCAATTTTTATCCCTTCTGCTAAAGGCTCTTTGGCTTGAGCAAGGCGATCGATAATATGTTCGGGAATGTTTACGCCAGGAACGCAGCGATTGATAAACTGAGCATTTTTAGCCGATTTTAATAAGAAGATACCTGCTAAAACTGGCTTGTTACAACCAGATGCAATCTGAGTCATAAACTTTTCTAGGCAATCGAAATCAGTAATCAGCTGACTTTGAAAAAACTGCGCCCCTGCTGCTAATTTGCGTTCAAAGCGACTTTGCAATCCCGACCAACTTTTGCACTGCGGATCGACAGCCGCACCAACAAATAGATCTGTCGCCCCATCTGTCAAAGGTTTATCGTCGCAGTCTAAACCTTGATTCATTTTACCGATTAGTTGTAACAGCCGCACCGATTCCAGATCGAAGACACTTTTAGCATCGGTGCGATCGCCTGCTTTGACAGGATCGCCAGTTAAAGCCAAAATATTGTGAATGCCAAGGGCGTGTGCGCCTAGCAAGTCGGCTTCTAAACCAATGCGGTTGCGATCGCGGCAGGCAACTTGACAAATCGGTTCGATCCCTTGCTGAGAGAGAATAACAGATGAGGCAAAAGAAGACATCCGTACTACGGCACGGCTACCATCGGTGATATTAACTGCGTGTACCCGTCCTTTAAGCGCCTGCGCCATTTGTAGCATGTGGCTGGGATCGCCACCCTTAGGAGGGGCAACTTCAGCTGTCACTAAAAACTCTCTGGCTTTGACGGCTTTGCGAAACGAATTTAAACGGGTTGTATTATGCATCAGATTTCAGTTTTAGTTATTAGGTATAGGTTATAGCACTGCACCCTGAAAACCTGACTCACTCTAAAGCGGTACGGAGTAGCCCAAAGCTGTTTTAACTTTGCTTAGGGTGTCGTTGGCGATCGCGGCTGCTTTTTGCTTGCCATCGCGCAATACTGACTCTAGATATCCCTTATCTGCCATGACCTCGTTGTACTTATCTTGAATCGGTTTAAGGGCAGCGATCGCTGTTTCGGTTAGCAGTGGTTTAAATTGTCCCCAGCCCATATCTTGACACTCTGCTGCAACCTCCTGCTTGGTTTTGCCAGATAGTAGCATATAAAGAGTCAGAAGATTATTACATTCCGGTCTTTCGGGGTCATTGAATACCAAGCCGCGAATCGGATCGGTCTTACAGCGCTTAATTTTTTGTTGAATTTGGTCTGGTGTATCCAGCAAATTAATTCGACTCAACTCTGATGGGTCTGACTTCGACATTTTTTTGGTTCCGTCTGTCAGACTCATCACCCTTGCGCCTTCTGCCCGAATCAAAGGTTCTGGTAACTTCAACACTGGGTTTTCGCGCGCAAATTGATAGTTAAATCGCGCCGCAATGTCGCGAGTAATTTCTAAATGCTGCTTTTGATCCTCTCCCACGGGGACTTTATCAGGTTGGTAGAGTAAGATATCCGATGCCATTAGTACAGGGTAGTCTAATAAGCCAACGCTAACATTCTCTCCCTGTTTTACTGCCTTCTCCTTGAACTGGATCATGTCTTCTAACCAGTTCAACGGCGTTATGCAATTAAATAGCCAAGTCAATTCGCTGTGGGCGGGAACGTGAGATTGAATGAATATAGTAGAGTATTTTAGATCTAAACCACAAGCTAAGTATAGAGCTGCGAGCGTGTAAGTATTAGCTGCTAGTTCCTCTGGTTTGTGTGGCACGGTAATGGCATGTAGATCTGCCACAAAGAGATAATTTTCATACTGGCTTTGTCCTTCTACCCAGTTGCGAATTGCCCCTAAGTAGTTACCTAAGTGTAGATTGCCAGTGGATTGAATTCCAGAAAGAACGCGCATCGCCATAAATTATTAACTTGAACTTGAACTGGGTGTGGAAGGGATTTTGTTGGTGGTGTGGGTCTATTTACTTTAGTTTCCCATTTTCTCCCCATCTCGGCACGCGATCGCGACTGATAGAATCGAAAAATACGCGCTTGATTCTCAAAAATGGCTAAAGTCTTCGATCGCATCACGGACGAACTACAAGCATTCATTGCTACCCAACACATCTTTTTTGTAGCGACTGCACCCATCAGTTCAACTGGGCATATTAACGTTTCACCCAAAGGTTTAGACAGCTTTCGCATTCTCTCCCCTAATCGCGTTGCTTATTTAGACTTAACGGGTAGCGGAAACGAAACATCAGCCCATTTACAAGAAAACGGGCGCATCACCCTCATGTTTTGCGCCTTTCAAGGTTCACCTTCCATTCTGCGACTTTACGGCACAGGCTATACAGTATTACCAAATCATTCTGAGTGGGATAACCTACACTCTTTGTTTCCACCGACACCAGGAACGCGCCAAATCATCATCGCCGAGATCGATCGCGTGCAGACATCCTGCGGCTTTGGCGTACCCCTATACGAACACCAAGGCGAACGAGAAAACCTTATCAAGTGGGCGCACAAAAAAGGCGAACAGGGACTACAAGACTATCAAAAGCAAAAAAACCTTGTCAGTATCGACGGTTTACCCACACCCTTAGCAACCAAAGATTGAAATTTTCTGCACTCGAAACTTTTGCAACTACCCAGATCCCTCGCTAACCCTTTGCGCCTACTCCTACGAGAAGCCGCTTCGCGTCTTTGCGTCTTTGCGTGACATTACAAATATCTTGTGAGAGCGGGTTTATAAAGCAACTCCGCTCTCAGGATATATTGTTGGTGAACCCGCCCCTACGATCGCTTAAAAAACCTACAGACTACCTCACCAGGATCGCCCGATTTAAACGCCACAACTCGATCCTTGCGAACTTTCACGCGCTCGCGGCAATTATAAACCTCTGTATCCCCTTTCACACCATCTATACTGACAACAGCCCTATATTCCCAATAATTTTTGGCGCTGCGTTGAAGACTCAGAATGCAGATCTGATGTCCACCACGAGTCCGACAAACACTAGCAGCCGCAGGAAAGGCGATCGCTAACGAAAGTAATAATATTGCAACAATAATCTTCAACCGAAACGACCTTCCACATAATCCTGAGTACGAGGATCGTTGGCATCGGAGAAGATTTTCTCCGTTTCGTCGAACTCCACCATCTGACCGATCCGGCTCTCATCCGTGCTGAAAAATGCCGTATAGTCAGAGACGCGGGCGGCTTGTTGCATATTATGAGTCACGATCGCGATCGTCAGTTCTCCCCGCAAACTGTGAATTAATTCCTCAATCTTCATCGTCGAGATCGGATCGAGGGCGGAAGCGGGTTCATCCATCAACAAAATCTTAGGTTTGACAGCTAGCGCCCTAGCAATACAGAGACGCTGCTGTTGTCCGCCCGATAAACCCAAAGCCGATTTTTTCAGATTATCTTTTACTTCATCCCACAAAGCCGCTCCTTTGAGGGCAGATTCGACAATGTCATCCAACTGCATCCGCGACGGACGAGACTGCGCTCTTACACCATAAGCCACGTTATCGTAAATACTCATGGGGAAAGGATTAGGCTTTTGGAATACCATACCAATCTCGCGGCGCAGGCGATTTAGGTTGACACGGCGATCGTAAATATCTTGACCGAAAAACTCTACCTGACCCTCAACTTTAACTTTGCCTTCCAGTTCGCTAATGCGGTTAAGGGCTTTAATAAAAGTCGATTTACCACAGCCAGAAGGACCGATAATCGCGGTAACTTGTCCTTGGTAAATATCCATTGTCACCTTATCGATCGCCTTACGAGTGCCGTAGAAAAAATTTAGGCTTTTCACTCGCAGCGCTGGAATTAAATTTGTTGCTACTGATTTTGTGTAATTCATGAGTCGGGGAGTCGGGAGTCGGGAGTCGGGAGTCAGGGGACAAGGGAGACAAGGGAGAACTTCTAGTCACTAGCCGCTAGCCACTAGTCACTGTTTTTTGCGAGTTACAATTCGCGAGATAATACTAATACATAAAACTAGTCCTACTAAAACTAAAGCCGCAGTCCATGCCATCTGGTTTTGCCCAAGGTCGGGAGAGTTAGCGTAGTTGTAAATCAGGACGGATAGCGAGGGGGTAGGATTAAACAATCCATCGGGCCAGCTAATACTAAATAAAGCAGTAAATAGTAGCGGTGCTGTTTCACCAGCTGCGCGGGCAACAGCGAGTAAAACGCCTGTAGTGATGGCGGGAATTGCGGCAGCAACGACAACGCGAAATGTTGTTTGCAGACGATTTGCACCCAAGGCGGCGGAACCCAAGCGTTGGTGATTGGGGATCAGTTTCAAAGCTTCTTCCGTCGTCAGCGCCACAATTGGCAGCATGATGACTGCAAGGGCAAAACCTCCAGCTACAGCAGAAAATTGCGTGACTTTGCTTAAGATCAACACGCCGTAAGCAAATACACCTGCAATGATTGAAGGTATACCCGTGAGAATGGTAATGATAAAGCGGATCGAATTTCCGACCGTCGTGCCTCTACCAAATTCAGATAAGAAAATCCCTGTCAGCACTCCTACTGGAATTGCGATCGCCGAGGCAATACCTACCATCATTAAAGTACCCAAGATCGCATTACCAAAACCATTGGGAACGTCCGTTACGCCTACGGGGGCAGGTATATTTGTAAACACAGCCCAGCTAAAGTTTTGACCACCCCTCAGCAGAATTTCGAGCAAGATCGATCCTAGAGGTAATATAGCTAGAGCCGTTAAGATCAGCGCGATCGCAGTCATACCGCTATTAAAAACAGCTCTATATGTAGGCAAGGGACGGCGTAATTCTGCTGCCAAAGATGGGTCGATCTTTTCTGCAATTGGGCGATCGTGCATAGATATTGAGTCTAAAAATTGATGATGGAGAAAGGCAGTCAATAGCAAACAGAATAGATTTACATCGTGGCGATCGCCATTTAATTTATTTAATCAATTGTGTCGGCTGATAAATTTTACCAGAGCAACTGAAGCAATATTTACCAGTAGTGTAACCAAAAACAAAATCAAAGCTAAATACATTAACGCACCGACGTGCAATCCATCCAATGCTTCACCAAACTCATTCGCTAGCACGGCTGGTATTGTATATCCCACATCTAACAATGAAGGGCTGATTTGTGCTGTATTTCCGATTACCATCGTCACAGCCATTGTTTCTCCTAGCGCTCGTCCCAGTGCCAAAATTGCCGCTCCAACTATGCCAGAAATACCTGCCGGTAACAGCACGCCAAAGATAGTTTCCCAACGGGTTGCACCCAAAGACATCGAACCACTGCGTAATTCTTTTGGTACGGCGAGTAAAACTTCGCGGCTAATTGCTGCCATTGTCGGCAAAATCATAATCGCGAGAATTACGCCTGCACTCGACATTCCATAGCCTGCTGGTGGAGTGCTAAACAGGGGTATCCAAGCGAAATGGTCGTAGAGCCATTGTTGAATCGGTTGCAAGAACGGAATGAGTACGAAAATGCCCCATAATCCAATGATGACGCTAGGAATAGCGGCAATCAACTCTACCATGAAAGCAATGGGCGATCGCACTGAAGCAGGTAAAATATCTTCGCTCGTAATTAAAGCTACTGCTAATCCCACGGGAACCGCTATTAACATCGCGAGTGCTGAACTGACTAGAGTACCAAAAATGAATGGCAGTGCCCCAAATTTGAGATCTGCTACATTCCATTCTTGGCTCCACAAAAAACTCAGCCCAAATTGTCGAATAGCTGGCAGGGCATTTTCAAAAATAATAAAGCTAATCCAAAATAGCAGGGCTACCATAGCAATTGCTAGCCCGTATACCAGCCAGGTAAACCCTTGGTCGAACCACGCAAATTTTCCTGAAGATGCAGCTAAATTTATCTCTGATTTAAGAGGAAACTGCCGATTGTTTTCTACATGTGGTTCTGACATACATCATTTATTTGAAATCGAATATGTAGAGACGTTACATATCACGTCTCTACATGCAATCATCTACTTCACTTCGCTTTTCACAGTCTGTACGACTTGGCTAGCAACCTTAGAAGGAATGCGCGTGTAGTTGAGTTGACCGTTAATTGCCTGACCATCGGTCATCATCCACTCTACCATCCGTTTGACGGCATCAGCTTTACCTGGCTGTTGGTAGTTTTTGTAGACCATAATCCAGGTCAGACCGACAATAGGATATCCAGAGTCAGGATTGCCGAGGAGATCGTAGTTCACGCGAAAATCAGGATTGAACTTCACGCCTTCTAAAGCTTGGTCTGCCGCCTCTTGAGTTGGTGCGATAAACTCCCCTTGACTATTTTGCACTTGTGCCATCGGAATTTTATTTTCACTAGCAAAAGCAGCTTCTACATAGCCAATGCTACCAGGAGTCCGCTGCACGATTTGAGCTACACCAGGATTGCCTTTACCTTTAAGGGGGCTGCCAGCCCAAGAAGGAGCGCGATTAGGACCGATTCTACCTTTAAAGTAGGGACTCATGGCGCTGAGGGCGTTGGTGAAGATAAAGCTCGTACCGCTAGCATCAGCACGAACCGCAAGTCTAATGGGCTGATTTGGTAATTTTGCCCCAGGATTATCGGCGGCGATCGCCGGATCGTTCCAATTTTTAATTTGACCGGCAAAAATCTGTGGTAAGACTTTACGAGAAAGTCTGAGATCGTTAACGCCAGGAGCATTGTAAACCACGGCAACAGGACCACCAGCTGTGGGGACGAATACCACGCCGTTCTTCACTTTTTTCGCTTCTTCATCGGTCATGGCATTATCGCTAGCGCCAAAATCGACTGAGCCAGCAATAAACTGTCTCACGCCGCCACCGCTACCAATTCCTTGATAGTTGACTTGAAGTGGCGGGTTAGCTTTACGCA from Chroococcidiopsis sp. SAG 2025 harbors:
- a CDS encoding transposase; this encodes MATVPTQLSQGRVVIVQADTEFGTVEFLKAVRKQSWRAVVGMRCNRKMQDGRHLKQLYRHANRGQQVYLAGDTQPLTVSWFWLKRAEGKRELRFVVSTHPYSGIYLVRLGRKRSCIEGFFKTSKHRFGLHRFGQTTKLGVYRWLIKSANCLSIGALD
- a CDS encoding IS4 family transposase, with amino-acid sequence MEQAIAKTKVCEQRKRSLPAQLVICLVIAMSLWSRDSMRDVLKNLIDGLSEAWVKVGKYWRVFCKSAITQARQRLSPRVMSQLFHQLVRPMASTDTKGAFLNGLRIVVIDRTCFDLPDSDENARVFGRPSSRPGTQAAFPKLRLVILVEAGTHLIFDALMCPYRIGERVRALRLLRSVSSGMLLMWDRGLHSYAMVQATVTTGSDYLGRIPANVKFLCEEPLADGSYLSWIYPPAKFRSKACQPIQVRVIEYTIGNTDNPEEQLRYRLITSLLELEKFPAQLLAIEYHQRWEVENTIDELKVHLSGRKTHIRSQKPREVVQEVYGWLLGHWAVRLLMFQAAKSAGITPLRLSFTGTLRVIRRAIPKFQRLQSQELPFF
- a CDS encoding methylenetetrahydrofolate reductase, with the protein product MHNTTRLNSFRKAVKAREFLVTAEVAPPKGGDPSHMLQMAQALKGRVHAVNITDGSRAVVRMSSFASSVILSQQGIEPICQVACRDRNRIGLEADLLGAHALGIHNILALTGDPVKAGDRTDAKSVFDLESVRLLQLIGKMNQGLDCDDKPLTDGATDLFVGAAVDPQCKSWSGLQSRFERKLAAGAQFFQSQLITDFDCLEKFMTQIASGCNKPVLAGIFLLKSAKNAQFINRCVPGVNIPEHIIDRLAQAKEPLAEGIKIAAEQVQIARQLCDGVHMMAVKREDLIPQILDLAGISPVVSYSLPSQVVSSLR
- the trpS gene encoding tryptophan--tRNA ligase, whose product is MAMRVLSGIQSTGNLHLGNYLGAIRNWVEGQSQYENYLFVADLHAITVPHKPEELAANTYTLAALYLACGLDLKYSTIFIQSHVPAHSELTWLFNCITPLNWLEDMIQFKEKAVKQGENVSVGLLDYPVLMASDILLYQPDKVPVGEDQKQHLEITRDIAARFNYQFARENPVLKLPEPLIRAEGARVMSLTDGTKKMSKSDPSELSRINLLDTPDQIQQKIKRCKTDPIRGLVFNDPERPECNNLLTLYMLLSGKTKQEVAAECQDMGWGQFKPLLTETAIAALKPIQDKYNEVMADKGYLESVLRDGKQKAAAIANDTLSKVKTALGYSVPL
- a CDS encoding pyridoxamine 5'-phosphate oxidase family protein; this encodes MAKVFDRITDELQAFIATQHIFFVATAPISSTGHINVSPKGLDSFRILSPNRVAYLDLTGSGNETSAHLQENGRITLMFCAFQGSPSILRLYGTGYTVLPNHSEWDNLHSLFPPTPGTRQIIIAEIDRVQTSCGFGVPLYEHQGERENLIKWAHKKGEQGLQDYQKQKNLVSIDGLPTPLATKD
- the pstB gene encoding phosphate ABC transporter ATP-binding protein PstB — its product is MNYTKSVATNLIPALRVKSLNFFYGTRKAIDKVTMDIYQGQVTAIIGPSGCGKSTFIKALNRISELEGKVKVEGQVEFFGQDIYDRRVNLNRLRREIGMVFQKPNPFPMSIYDNVAYGVRAQSRPSRMQLDDIVESALKGAALWDEVKDNLKKSALGLSGGQQQRLCIARALAVKPKILLMDEPASALDPISTMKIEELIHSLRGELTIAIVTHNMQQAARVSDYTAFFSTDESRIGQMVEFDETEKIFSDANDPRTQDYVEGRFG
- the pstA gene encoding phosphate ABC transporter permease PstA — encoded protein: MHDRPIAEKIDPSLAAELRRPLPTYRAVFNSGMTAIALILTALAILPLGSILLEILLRGGQNFSWAVFTNIPAPVGVTDVPNGFGNAILGTLMMVGIASAIAIPVGVLTGIFLSEFGRGTTVGNSIRFIITILTGIPSIIAGVFAYGVLILSKVTQFSAVAGGFALAVIMLPIVALTTEEALKLIPNHQRLGSAALGANRLQTTFRVVVAAAIPAITTGVLLAVARAAGETAPLLFTALFSISWPDGLFNPTPSLSVLIYNYANSPDLGQNQMAWTAALVLVGLVLCISIISRIVTRKKQ
- the pstC gene encoding phosphate ABC transporter permease subunit PstC, producing the protein MSEPHVENNRQFPLKSEINLAASSGKFAWFDQGFTWLVYGLAIAMVALLFWISFIIFENALPAIRQFGLSFLWSQEWNVADLKFGALPFIFGTLVSSALAMLIAVPVGLAVALITSEDILPASVRSPIAFMVELIAAIPSVIIGLWGIFVLIPFLQPIQQWLYDHFAWIPLFSTPPAGYGMSSAGVILAIMILPTMAAISREVLLAVPKELRSGSMSLGATRWETIFGVLLPAGISGIVGAAILALGRALGETMAVTMVIGNTAQISPSLLDVGYTIPAVLANEFGEALDGLHVGALMYLALILFLVTLLVNIASVALVKFISRHN
- the pstS gene encoding phosphate ABC transporter substrate-binding protein PstS is translated as MLLSGITLKRVIATSAVAATVTLGAGLTGIAQQAATLNGAGATFPEPLYQRWASELRKANPPLQVNYQGIGSGGGVRQFIAGSVDFGASDNAMTDEEAKKVKNGVVFVPTAGGPVAVVYNAPGVNDLRLSRKVLPQIFAGQIKNWNDPAIAADNPGAKLPNQPIRLAVRADASGTSFIFTNALSAMSPYFKGRIGPNRAPSWAGSPLKGKGNPGVAQIVQRTPGSIGYVEAAFASENKIPMAQVQNSQGEFIAPTQEAADQALEGVKFNPDFRVNYDLLGNPDSGYPIVGLTWIMVYKNYQQPGKADAVKRMVEWMMTDGQAINGQLNYTRIPSKVASQVVQTVKSEVK